CAGCTTTCAATTTCCCCTTTAGCTCTGTTTGCACTGCATCACGtatgttttggtatgttgtgttttcattttcatctgtcTCAAGGTATTTTCTAAGTTCCCCTCTTGTCacgtttattattattattattgtactttaagttctagggtacaagtgcacaacgggcaaatttgttacataggtatacatgtggcatgttggtttgctgcacccattaatgtgtcatttacattaggtatttctcctcttCCATGTTTATCACATTTAGacatatgtttgttttctttttgttcccatAAATTAAGATGAAAAATCAGACCACTTCTACCTTCTAGGAAAAGTGAAGTGAGAAATATGAATGTATTTGTTGTTGTGAATGCCACATAGAACAATTGTATAGTCCATTTAAACATTATATTTATACTCTTTCATTGACACTAACCTgaatatgaaaatgaaacaaatcaaagtatagaaaaacaaattttcacaGTAAAATACTACATGaaaattaatatgcaaaaatTCCCAATATGATCTCAagtgaacaaagaaaaattactCTCTCCCCCAGTGTTTCAAAGACTAAGAATAATAACTTGGGCAAAATTGCCCTTTATTCTCAGGGTCTGATACAAAGGATGAGCCCAAAATTCAATACAAATTTGTTGACTGGATCAACTACTAAATTGATGTAGAAAATATACATTTCTGAAATGAAACCTCCTCTATTATGGAAACCCCTGTGCACATTTCACAATGTAGAATATTTTAAGTGTTCAATTATATAAAGAATGTAAgtgaatcatttaaaataatgaataataaaatgtgtttggttattttctaaaattgatcCATTTCATAATCTCTACCTTTATATAAACAGGCTGATTTTCTACCAGTGTCATCTAAAGATTATCACGTGATTTGAAGCTGAAATTTATATATGATGGAAAAATGATGTCACAAGTATTTACAGTTCACATACACATTCTCGGGATTTGATCCAGGGAAGGAAAGCTGTAGGATTATTTGGAGGACAGAGGCTATTATTCCCTACTTTTGGGAATAGTAAATTGTCTGATTCCTATAAACCGTGTGAATTGGAGAGTTTGAAATCAGATATGTGACTCTGTATTTGACACCAGGCTAGTTATTTTCTATTATAACAAAGTAGAGGACAGATTAGAGATAAGGTCATAAATAGTTAATATAGTGCCAGGCAAAGGATAATATTATGCTGCTCTTGCAACTTGAATCCCCAGAATCCCAGTGGTTTTAGCAGTAAACTTAATGGGCATTATTGATTCTGAGTAAAAGCTGAATGGAAATTTTTGTCATTGTCTATTACGATCCCAGCAAATATGGCCATGATGAAGAAAAATAGCCTCATTCTTGAACACTTTCcagtagaagaaaaaatgagaaactagaaaaactcCACTTACTAAATAGCTGATTTGCTAAAACAGACCTCATTCCATTTAAGGACTCAGTATCTATAGGGCCGAGGCAAACCAACttctcatgcaaaaaaaaaaaaagtagacccAGAGTTCAGGACCACTCTGAAAGTTAATTCTTTACATGataatattcaatatttataaatttatgaatTTAGAACAAAGATGGTCTCTTTTTTGATAAGAATTGACTTGGATAGGAACTTCTGAAAACCTTTAGGGAATATGAACTTCAATGAAAAATGCCAAAAATGATTTAATTGATAATATTTTCTAAGTCGCATATATTTATTAGAATGATACTTCTTCtaagagtacaaaaattagttctcATAGTATAAACAAATCTCACATATTACAATAGTTTGTGATTCTCCAACAACTCTATCCAACAAAATTTCATTGCTTAATATACATCTTTCTCATTGGATTTTCTTGTGTATGATATGAGAAGCACTGTATTGAGTTCatgaagataaacaaaatattagcaagatGAGTGTTACAAACCTGTGGCAAATAGATGACTGTGATTGGAGgactttttgtccattttttgctgGATCTTAAAGTCTTATCACAGTATGTGGCTTTAACCTGCATATCTTTGGGCTGCCATTGACTATCTTATGGTTATTGCTTATGTTTGATCCTCAGTTCTTCAGGATGTTTTGTAGACTTTGAGAATTCAATGCAAATAGCTTATATTATGTGATTTATTTCTACTAAAGTTATTCAACACATCAATATTTATGTCAAgtgctgaaaagaaaaatgtgttggcAATATCTGGATGAATGCTGGAGCTAGTGAagtttacaaattattttgtcataTAAAGCAAAATTCAAAGCTTCATATACtatgagaaaaatttttaaaaattattgattcaTATTTTTAGCAGTTTTGAATGATTATGTAATTATATTCATATCATTAATGTGTACttatatagatttttattttgcatatgtaatttgataaaacaaaatttacatgAACAAATTACATTAAAAGTTATTCCACAAATATACTTATCAAATTAAGTTAAATGTCAATAGCTTTTAAACTTAGATTTTAGTTTAACATTTCTGTCATTCTTTACTTTGAATAAAAAGAGCaaactttatagtttttatctgtgaAGTAGagatatacatattatacataaataGATAAGCCAAATCTGTGTTACTAAAATTTCATGAAGatttcaattagaaaaaaataccataaaatgtTTTGAGTGCAGGGGAAAAATAGGCaatgatgaaaaaaaatgaaaaacatctgtaaacacatgtagAGTGTgcataaagaaagcaaaaacagagATAGAAAGTAAAACTAGGGcatttagaaaatggaaattagTATGTTCACTATTTAAGACCTACGCACAGAGCAAAGTCTTCAGAAAACTTAGAGGCCAAGGTTCAAGGTTACCCATCTCAAGTAGCCTAGCAATATTTGCAACATCCCAATGGCCCTGTCCTTTTCTTTACTGATGGCCGTGCTGGTGCTCAGCTACAAATCCATCTGTTCTCTgggctgtgatctgcctcagaCCCACAGCCTGGGTAATAGGAGGGCCTTGATACTCCTGGCACAAATGGGAAGaatctctcctttctcctgcctgaagGACAGACATGACTTTGGATTCCCCCAGGAGGAGTTTGATGGCAACCAGTTCCAGAAGGCTCAAGCCATCTCTGTCCTCCATGAGATGATCCAGCAGACCTTCAATCTCTTCAGCACAAAGGACTCATCTGCTACTTGGGAACAGAGCCTCCTAGAAAAATTTTCCACTGAACTTAACCAGCAGCTGAATGACCTGGAAGCCTGCGTGATACAGGAGGTTGGGGTGGAAGAGACTCCCCTGATGAATGTGGACTCCATCCTGGCTGTGAAGAAATACTTCCAAAGAATCACTCTTTATCTGACAGAGAAGAAATACAGcccttgtgcctgggaggttgtCAGAGCAGAAATCATGAGATCCTTCTCTTTATCAAAAATTTTTCAAGAAAGAttaaggaggaaggaatgaaacctgtttcaacatggaaatgaTCTGTATTGACTAATACACCAGTCCACACTTCTATGACTTCTGCCATTTCAAAGACTCATTTCTCCTATAACCACTGCATGAGTTGAATCAAAATTTTCAGATCTTTTCAGGAGTGTAAGGAAACATCATGTTTACCTGTGCAGGCACTAGTCCTTTACAGATGACCATGCTGATAGATCTAATTATCTatctattgaaatatttatttatttattagatttaaattatttttgtccaTGTAATATTATGTGTACTTTTACATTGTGTTAtatcaaaatatgttatttatatttagtcaatatattattttgtttttattaatttttactattaaaacttcttatattatttgtttattctttaataAAGAAATACCAAGCCCAAATGTGCAATCTCATTAAAGAATTGATGGTACAATTCATTTACCCATCATCATTATATCCAAATTGTAAGTAAAAATTGACTTTCTCTAAGCGAGGTTTTATATTGCCCTTAGGATATCTAGGTGAACATAACAAATATCGTTTTCGCTTtcttgtatcttttatttttgtaaggaAAACAATAACTATACTTTCTAATACCTGTTACATTAAATGCTATagtgagaagaaataaaaacaaatgaaattcagTAAAACTGAAGCAAGGtatatcaaaattttttttaaaaaaagtagtaGATATCCTCTATAGTAGACAAGTAGACATCTAAGTGCAAGTGTCCATTGGTAACCTGATATTTTTGTCTGTAATTTACAAGCAATACCATGAAGTGAAAGCTTGGGAACAGAATATGTCACATGGGTTGAATAGAATgagaaaaacacttaaaatttatTCCTGCAAACTTCAACTTTAAAGGGAGAGAAGAGCCAGGAAAGAGTTTGAATGGCCATGCATTGGGACAAGAAAAAATGTTgttaaaagcatatttaaaagaCTGAAACTGCTTAGAAGAATCAATGCATTCATGCAAAATGTGGATTGAAAGTGTACACTACATCTGGAAAATAGATGGCATTGCTGCTGATAGAGATAGTTGGGTGGAATTAATCATAGTGGAGTAAGCTGGAAGAGTGAATCGGAGAAGAGAAATCAGTGACAATACATatagaaaatgattttgaaaagttTGCTTTCAGAATTGGAGGACAGAAATAGAGTGGGACTTTGaaaagaatgtggattttttttctctgaataatttttacttcaaaaaatatatttgtctctGGATAGATTTTGTGAATTTGATGGACTGCCAAACCActttaatatgtttaatattttgatttgaaattatgacattttaattaattataataatcattgtttttcttcattattttgatTAATACTATGTTAAATGTCATTAAACTGCTCTGTGGATTGAAACCATTCACTACAGTGGGAACACAGATCAATGCTGACCTTATGAGAACTGGACAAGTGGAAGTAATAAGCAGAAACCATACTGAGGTAGGTGGAAGGATAAGAGAAAACAAgaacttccattttcttttttcatctagAGAGTcactttgtttcttttacttttattatattgagacTTACATTTCTTCTTTTGCCTCAACTTATGCAAATGTAATAACGGCTTATTAAAAAAGtttaatggagaaagaaaaatgatgactTGAAAATTATGGGAAATAATAATACAGATTCTTTGCATTACcagattctttgcatttttatttccctgttgAGGTACTAAACTCAAGATGAAATAGGGAGTAATTCAGAAGCAATAAGACAACCCTGGCaaagaaaaatactaatttaattatgtagatagatagatagatagatagatagacatagaaatatatatatatagagagagagatagatatatatagaaagaCAATGAGACCAGTAAGGAAGAGTAATTTTATCTAGCACCATATTCTGGACTTTATTGCCCCACATTTTTATTGTGAGGTGGAGAATGGTAAACCAAGAAGCTCAGTAGAAATGCACCAATGGAAAAATGTAGGGACATTCAGTAGTTACTTCAATATGACCTCCTTATAAGAAAAAGTAATCATTGAATCCTCTGGCTAGCTAAGAAATTTGGAGCGTAATAAATGTTCAACAGTTTAATGCATTGAactcaaattagaaatcaacaattggcaaataaatttattttgctatctaagataaaaatttaaaaaggataatTTACCCACCCCCTgaccacatgcacacatattgagcatacatttttgcttttgtcatctGGAGGCTATGAAGACACTTGACACCTAAGTATCTGATCAAAGGAAGATGAGGTTACTGCTGCCAACCTAGGTCATTCACAGAAGTACTCTGGAGATATTTGATTGTTTAGGGAACAAAAGCAATCACCCTATAGTAAAGGTATACTAAAAGTTTCAAGTTGTGATGAGCTAACTTGTACTATCACATTAGTATGTTGGCAAGAGTTAGATTGGAAGAGGTGTGTCTGTGAGCACTCAGATCCAGAGGGTCAGATTAAAGTTGTGCTCTCTGAGAGGTGAGATTGTGCTGGGGAAAGGATAACAATGTTGTGGGTCTTGGAATTAAAATTGGCACACCCATGTGCAATTAAAACATATAAGCTAGCCAGTGATTTTGACAACAATACTGAGTGAAAAACTCTTGCAACAATCCTGCACATGAGGCCTTGGTGAGGCACAGCCACATGGACATGGCCACACTTGAAAGTCTtcctggtttttttgtttatttgcttgttttcgtttttgagacagtgtctcgttctgttgcccaggctggagtgctgtggcacaatctcagctcactgcaacccctggctcacaggctcaagcaattctcatgcctcagtcttccaagtagctgggactacaggtgtgcactaccatgctcagacaatttttgtctttttatgttttattagagatgatgtttcaccatgttggccaggctagttttgaacttctgatgtcaagtgatctgctcgcctcagcctcctaaagtgctaggattacaggcatgagccactatgcctggctgaaaGTGTTCCTTTTTAAGAGAAAATCTGAGAACATTATTTGTTaacaactgtctttttttttatgtttttagctaCACCTATTGGAATGTGATAGTTGTTAATAATTGTATCCTACTGGAATGTGATACTTGTTAATAATTGTATCTTGAGTCATTACTATGAGACCTGTGATAATGATAAAAGAGTGAACAAGATATAGGCCTTTCTCCTAAGAAGGTTACTTGTCAAAGGGGTCTAATAAATCCTGTCTcatatgtatagattgtgaagattttcttccactctgtgggttgtctatttactctgctgatggtttcttttgctgtgcagaaactttttagtttaattaagtcccacctatttatcattgtttttgttgcatttgctatTGGGTTCTTGGtcaagaagtctttgcctaagccaatgtctagaagggtttttctggtgttatcttctagaatttttatggtttcaggtcttagtcTTTGATCTAGAATTATATCTagaagccaatgtctagaaggatttttccggtgttctattctattctattctattcaggtgttatattctagaatttttatggattcaggttttacatttaagtctttgatccattttgagttgatttttgtataaggtgagagatgaggatccagttgcattcttctacatgtagcttgccaattatctcatcaccatttgttgaatagggtgtcctttccccactttatgtttttgtttgcttcatCAAAGTTCAGTTGGCTGTaagcatttgggtttatttctgggttgtctattctgttccattggtctatttgcctatttttataccagtacgtgctgttttggtgactatggccttatagtatagtttgaagtcaggtcatgtgatgcctccagatttgttcttttcatttagtcttgctttggctatgcaggctcaaattccataagaattttaggaTTGTCTAGAGATCTGTAAAGAATGATGGTTGTATTGGGATGGGAATTGCATTGCATTTGtacattgcttttggcagtatggtcattttcaaaatattggttCTACCCaaccatgagcatgagatgtgtttctatttgtttgtgtcatctacgatttccttcagcagtgttttgtagttttccttctagaggtctttcacctccttggttaggtatattcctaagtatttaatttttttacagctattgtaaaaggggttgagttcttgatttgattctcagcttggtcactgttggtgtagagcagagctactgatttgtgtacattaattttgtatcctgcaactttgctgaattcatttattagttctaaaagCTTTTTGGAGACCTCTTtatggttttctaggtatagaagcATATCATcggcaaacagcaacagtttgacttcctctttaccaatttggatgtccttgatttctttctcttgtctgattgttctggctaggacttccagtactatgttgaatagaagtagtgagagtgggcattcttgtctgaTTCCAGTTATCAGAAGGAATGCCTTCAACaattccccattcagtattatgttggctgtgggttttcatAGATGGCCTTTGTTTCCTTAATGCATGTCCCCTCCATGCCGATTTTGCttagggttttaatcataaagcgatgctggattttgtcaaatactttttctgcatctattgtgatgatcatgtgatttttgtttttaattctgtttatgtgatgtattacatttattgacttgcgtatgttaaaccatccctgcatccccgGTATGAAACAAGGGCctaaaacaaattagcaagaaaaaaacaaacaacctcatcaaaaaatgggctaatgacatgaatagacaattctcaaaagaagacatacaaatggtcaacaaacatgaaaaaatgctcaacatcactaatgatcaggaaaatacaaatcaaaaccacaatgtgataccaccttactcttgcaggaatggccataataaaaaaatccaaaaataatagatgttggaggggatgcagtgaaaaggtaacactttcacactgctggtgggaatgtaaactagtacaaccactatggaaaacagtgtggagattccttaaagaactaaagtagaactaccattcaatccagcaatcctactactaggtatctacccagaggaaaataagtcaacaTGTGAAAAATATACTTGCAAacgcatatttatagcagcacaattcacaatgcaaaaatgtggaaccagcccaaatgcccatcaatcaatgagtgaataaagaaacatatatatatgtttatatatatatatatatatacacatacatacataaaagtcaaaagttgacacctaaaattaaccatcacatctaCCATCACATTAATAGGGTTCCTGTATAATAACAGGATTTCAACTGAAAATAACTGCAAATTTTAGACTTAGACTTTAAGAAGGAATCTCTAGGGAAATCCGGAGACAAATTGGGAGACAAATGCAAGGACACAAGAGCAAATTTTAGCTTCTGACACATAAAGCTACAGGAAACAGGAAACGCAGCCTAACCACCAGCAAGATAACCACAAAGGCTTACACTGGGCTggtctgagtgcagtggtgtttacaactaatCCATCACAACCAGTTACACATTCCTTTGTTccctctccactcccactgcttcacttgactagatttttaaaataccctCACATTAAGGGTCAATTTACCTCAGTTCCTTTTACTCAATCCATCATGTCCACCTTTCagcaaaaaattaacaaggtaCGCTAAAAGATGAAACACATAGTTTGAAAAGATAGAGTAAGCATCAGAACTAAGTCCAGATATGACAGAGATTTTGAAATtatcaaaacaaattttaaataacaatgattaatatgctaagggctctAATGCATTTCTATATTCACTCATATGCTTTATCTAAGATATattatttatgatatttaaaGTAGTTCTTGTCATATAGCTTGTTCatctttataatatattaaaatataatgaaatatgttCACCTTTACCTTGTATCCAATtatattctattcattttttacatttatttacttttttaaatattttattacattcttcCCCAAAAGACTTCTTGGGTatgtttcttcttaaaaaaaaaaagaaataatctaaatTTGCAAGCTAGATTATTGAATTCAACTCCCTCATTCACTTATTTCAGTcagattatgttttaaaatggcaTACTTCTATGCCATATTATGCAATTTTTCTGGAAATATATAGGTAAataaagcaaatgcaaaacatcCTCTCATAACTTTCCAttttagagaaagaaacaaaaatagtaatCATGGTTAATACATTTCAATTATGTTTTCATGAGATGTCGAGGACAAAGGATTCTCTCATCAGAAGCTTGAAAAAGGGATAacaagaaaggaaacaaacaggTGTACTCCATAAAGTTCCTCTGAAACATCTAAAAACAGATGCCCCACTGGTAAATTCATATGTGGATTTGGAATCTTCAACAATGTATAAGCTGGACATAATTTGCAGGAATCTGGTCATTGCAATGTATGTGTTTATGTCCTATTGGTAAATTCATATGTGGATTTGGAATCTTCAACAGTATATAAGCTGGACATGATTTGTAGGAATCTAGGCATGGTAATGTATGTGTTTACTTATAAGTACAGTGTAGAATGAGAAGATGACCTAAATCTTAAGAAGATCTTCAATTTACAAGATTAGGGAAGAGAAGAGCAAAGGGTGCAGAAATGGAGTGGTGAGTACAGTTAGGAGACAATCAGGAGAGAATTATCATCAGAaagtattgaaaaataaaataaagggtttAAAAATTGAATGATGCACTTAGGAAAGGTTAGGACTAAACTATCTCAGTGGATATGAAAACCTAGATGCCATTGGTGACTTTAGTAAGATGTGGCATGGCAGACTTGATGAGGCAGAAATCAGACTGGAGTAGGTTCAAGGATGAATAATTATAGAAGTGTGGTAAGTTGTTTCCTCTATTTTTACCTAGATGGGTCCTGCTAGAGTcctaatttaaaacaacaacaacaacacaaaaagcttttgttttcttaaatttgctttacagtttttctatttccttgatttttcacTCTTCCCTTTATTGTTTCTTCTATatgttttctatataatttttgtttaatttcttctaattctaatttgttttttgcttttttttttttttttagaaggagtctcactctgtcgcccaggctggagtgcagtggctcgatctcagatcactacaacctccgcctcctgggttcaagctattctcctgtctcagcctaccgagtagctgggattacaggtgcacaccaccacacccagctaatttttgtatttttagtagagacggtgtttcaccatattggtcatgctcgtctcaaactcctgacctcaggtgatccacctgcctcggcctcccaaagtgctgggattactggggtgAGCCACAGTGACTGGCATCTAGTTGTTAAGGTGGAAAATGCAGAAtgttgattttggacttctcttctaaaataagcatttaaagactttaattatactttaaccGTGTTTTAACTGtgtctcacaaattttgatatgttgtattttttgttcgtttcaaaatattttctcatatcttttgacatttcttctttgatccatgaATTACTTAAAagtgtattatttaatttccaaatatttgggagtttttcagatatctttatgctactggtttttgtttttgtttttgtttctgtttttgtttttgagatggagtcacactctgatgcccaggctggagtgcagtggctcaatctcggctcactgcaacctccacctcccgagttcaagcgattctcctgcatcagccttccaagtagctggaattacaggagcctaatttttatatttttagtagagacggggtttcgtcatgttggccaggctggtctcaaactcttgacctcaagtgatccacatgcctcagccttccaaagtgctgggattacaggcgtgagccaccgcgcctggactatGCTACTGTTTTCTAGGTTTGTTTCGCTTGAAATTAAACAGCATACTCtatcattttaattcttttcattaTACAGAAACTTGTTTATAACCCAGCATATGATCTATATTAGTGTCCGAAAGAAGTCTGTAGAAGAACACATTAtatatagtaaccattttactatgtataacaaaatataaagtcATTTCTGCTTTCTAATGAGTAGTGTGTTCATGGtataatttttccatctttaattGTAAcctgtgtttttatatataaagttgGATCTTTTTGTTTGAgtcttatttttgtttgcttggtttttggtttttgttttgcttttgtcttcCCAGTATAGCAATCTCTACTTTTTTAGTGGAAAGTTTagacaataaaaatttaatctaATTATGCATATGTTTGGGTGTATGTTTCCCatcttgcttattttatttcttcctgtggtccttgttcctttctttcttaatttcttgccTTCTCCTAAATTAGTTTACCGTTTTAATAATTCCCTCATCTCCACTATCATTTTATCAGCTATTCTTctagtctgttttgttttaattttagtttttttgtagcGTTCatcacataatattttaaattatcatacACTACCTAGACATTGAGCTATTGTGCTGTATTTATTATGCTACATGTGTTTTGTATCactgaataaattttttatttttattaaacaatcTAATACATTATTTTGTGTAGCTCCAAGTTTTCATCTGATATAATTTCATCTCTGCttgaagaacattttaaaacaatatttgtaGTATAGTTCTGGTAGTGATAATTCTCTcaatttccatttccctgaaaaagtcttaattttactttcatttttgaagTATATATTTGCTGGATATAACATTCCAGGTTAACAAGTTTggtgttattttttcctttcaactttAAAACATGCCATTTAATTGGCATCTACCTTGCATGCTATTTAATGAGATGTTTGAAAGCATTCTTATCTTTCTTTATATGTAATCTGTTTTTTATCGGtaactgcttttaagatttttctttatcaCTTGTTCTCAGAAATTTTATAATGATGtgttttgttgtggttttaaatatatattcatgtttatgctGCCTGaaatttattgagcttcttgaattcataaatttttttgttttgttttaatctaaTTCAGAAAATCACTggacattatttcttcaaatattttcattaactctcctcttccttcttctggtACTCCAAGTATCAGaggttcatttcattccatgcctcCTTTTTGACAGATTCTACTGCTATGCCTTTAAAGTAACTGAGCTTTACCTCTACActtaattatctcatttaaagtactatatttttcatctcaaaaagttaatattgatttttatttatatcttctatttcttttctttactaaACCTCCAGGAAGAGAGTAGGTTAACTGTGAAAcacaagatttttgtttgtttgtttgtttgtttgcgtTAGGGTCACATTCCAGAGCTGTCTGTCATCCAATTTCTGTAAAATTATGCTGCATATATTTTTTTGTCAGTTATGTCATTGTTAAGGTAGTAGGATAAGCTCAAGCCTTCGTAATAAATAGTTAATAAAACTTGTACTGTACAAATTCTCTTTCAAAATATCTAATCTTATGTCTGTCCTGTATTCCATCAAGATCATATTTCATCTATCGCT
This portion of the Pan troglodytes isolate AG18354 chromosome 11, NHGRI_mPanTro3-v2.0_pri, whole genome shotgun sequence genome encodes:
- the IFNA21 gene encoding interferon alpha-21 is translated as MALSFSLLMAVLVLSYKSICSLGCDLPQTHSLGNRRALILLAQMGRISPFSCLKDRHDFGFPQEEFDGNQFQKAQAISVLHEMIQQTFNLFSTKDSSATWEQSLLEKFSTELNQQLNDLEACVIQEVGVEETPLMNVDSILAVKKYFQRITLYLTEKKYSPCAWEVVRAEIMRSFSLSKIFQERLRRKE